In Heyndrickxia vini, the sequence TTTAATGAATTTCATGTAATAATTTGCCGAAATGTACTCATTTACTTTAATGCTGAACTTCAAAATCAAGTTCATGAATTATTTTATGAAAGCTTATGTCCAAACGGATTTCTAGGACTCGGTGATAATGAATCACTACGTTTTGCTACTCGAACATCTTCCTATGGAGAGTTTGATAATGCTGAACGAATCTATCGGAAACTATAACTTTGAGAAGTAATATTCATAGGAAAAGGCTAGGGATTTCATTTTCCCTAGCCTTTTTTCGCGTTTGTCAGAAAAATAATGACTGACGACTTAACGTATAATTTTTATAAAAGATCCATTTTATCTTTGTCTATTCCGCTTTTATCATTAATATACACATATCATCTGGCTGATTCGTATGCTTCTCTTCGGGAAGTACCATATGTATAGGTGATTCGTTCATTTCCCATTTTTGTTCTGTAAGTGCCTTCATTTTGTTGATAATCTTTTCTTCATGAGGAATATTTGCATCAATTACCCCATCAGTATACAGCAAAATCTGAATACTTTTTTCATATTGAATGGTAGATTTTTTGACGTCAAATTCCTCAAATAAACCGACAGGACAGCACCCTCGCTCAAGGGAGTGAAAGTCTTTTTCGTCAATATAAGCATAACCTGGCGGATGCCCCGCATTAACATATTCAACTGTTTTGTTTTCCGTATCAATAACAAGGTAAATGGCTGTAAAATAGTAATTCATTACGTTTTTGGGATTATAAAGATGTGTCATATAACGATTTAAATCCCTAATCACATGTTCTGGATCTACAAGGCGTGCTACTGATTCTCGTAATACGGAAGATATGAACATGCAAACGAGCGATGCAGATAAACCATGTCCCATCATATCAAACAAAATAACGGCATATCGATGATCATCAATCTTATACCAGTAATACATATCTCCTGCCAATTTAAATGATGGAAGATGTGAAACTTGTATCTGAATTTTATTCTCTTTCATTGGAGGATTTAGCAAACTTCTTTGTACTTGTGTAGCTAAGTCCAATTCATTACGGAGTTTTTCATCTTGTTGTTTATGCCAATCTTTTTCATATTTTAAGCGAAGGGCTACACGAATGCGGGCGAGCAGCTCTGTTTTATTAATAGGCTTTGTAATATAATCTGTACCGCCTACATCAAGTGCCTCGGCTAACTTATTCGTATCATCGATGGCAGTAATAAAGATAATTGGAATATCTTTAAGAACATCTACTTGTTGAATTCGTTGGCAAGCTTCAATACCATCAATTTCCGGCATCATAATATCAAGTAGGATTAAATCAACTGACTCGTATTTAGGATTAAGAGAATCGAGCTGAAGATAATCAAAAAGTTCGATTGCTGATTTAAGAGAAATACAATTTGAATAACCGGCACTTTTTAGTATTTTTTCAATTACAAAAAGATTAACTGGATTATCATCTACTAGAAGAATTGTCATGCTATTTGCTACCCCTTTATATTTCAACCTATTAATATATTATACTCCAACAATACACATAACGGTATTTTTACAACCATAACCTAATAATATAATCCATTTAGACTACAGAAGTGCCACACAAGTACCTGGCACCAATTATGCAAAATTTGAATAAATATTCCAAAAATGCATAAATGGTGCCTGGCACCTTTTTGAAAAGGGTCGAAAGTTATCAGAATTTATAATAAATGGTCGAAATATTTAAAATATTTACTCTTTAGGTATAAGGTTGTATCATATATAATTTTAAGTATTAAGAAAATTGCTAGGGGGAAAAAGGATGAAGAAAAAGACATTGAAAGCTACTCTCTTTTCACTGGTTATTGGACTACTAATGCTTGTTTCAGCTTGTGGAGCAACTGAAAAAGCAACGAGTGGTGGAACTGATTCGAAGGAGAAACAGAAATTAAGAGTTGTAACAGACGCGGCTTATGCTCCGATGGAATCAATGGATGGGGATAAAATCGTAGGTTTCGATGTAGATGTTTTGGATGCGGTTTTGAAAGAGGCCGGGTATGATTATGAGCTTGTGCATGTAGGATGGGACCCATTATTTGTCGAGCTTAAAAGTAAAAGAGCTGATATTGGAATTTCATCGATCACCATTGATGAAGACCGAAAACAAACCTATGATTTCTCTGTACCATACTTTGAATCTATTAATAAAATCCTCGTCCCCGAAGATAGCGGCATTCAAAGTGGCGCTGATTTAAAAGGGAAAACAATTGCCGTGCAAAACGGAACAACAGGTCAAGCGGTTGCGGAAGGTATTCTTGGAAAAAACAATAAGGATATTAAGAAATTTGAAAACAATGTTTTAGCAATTATGGAGCTATTAAAAGGCGGAGCTGATGCTGTCGTGGCTGATAATGCAGTTGTCGAAGAATATGTAAAAAACAATCCAAACAAAAAACTAAAAGTAGTAACCGATTCTTCATTTCCATCCGAATTTTACGGAATGATGCTCCCGAAAGGAAGCAAAATTAAAGAAGATATTGATAAAGCGATTAAGAAAGTTGTCGAAAATGGAACATATGCAAACATGTATAAAAAAGTATTTGGTTCCGAGCCTGATCTTAAAGAACTTGAGAAACAGTATTAAGCTATTTTTTTCAAAAACAGCCACATGAAAAATTGCGTTACACTTACGCAATTTTTCATGCCCAGTCCAGTAAAGGAGATGTCGCATGGA encodes:
- a CDS encoding SpoIIE family protein phosphatase; translated protein: MTILLVDDNPVNLFVIEKILKSAGYSNCISLKSAIELFDYLQLDSLNPKYESVDLILLDIMMPEIDGIEACQRIQQVDVLKDIPIIFITAIDDTNKLAEALDVGGTDYITKPINKTELLARIRVALRLKYEKDWHKQQDEKLRNELDLATQVQRSLLNPPMKENKIQIQVSHLPSFKLAGDMYYWYKIDDHRYAVILFDMMGHGLSASLVCMFISSVLRESVARLVDPEHVIRDLNRYMTHLYNPKNVMNYYFTAIYLVIDTENKTVEYVNAGHPPGYAYIDEKDFHSLERGCCPVGLFEEFDVKKSTIQYEKSIQILLYTDGVIDANIPHEEKIINKMKALTEQKWEMNESPIHMVLPEEKHTNQPDDMCILMIKAE
- a CDS encoding basic amino acid ABC transporter substrate-binding protein translates to MKKKTLKATLFSLVIGLLMLVSACGATEKATSGGTDSKEKQKLRVVTDAAYAPMESMDGDKIVGFDVDVLDAVLKEAGYDYELVHVGWDPLFVELKSKRADIGISSITIDEDRKQTYDFSVPYFESINKILVPEDSGIQSGADLKGKTIAVQNGTTGQAVAEGILGKNNKDIKKFENNVLAIMELLKGGADAVVADNAVVEEYVKNNPNKKLKVVTDSSFPSEFYGMMLPKGSKIKEDIDKAIKKVVENGTYANMYKKVFGSEPDLKELEKQY